Proteins from one Methanobrevibacter millerae genomic window:
- a CDS encoding BaiN/RdsA family NAD(P)/FAD-dependent oxidoreductase codes for MDYDIAIIGGGPAGIMAAIASGETSNVILLEKNPALGKKLLLTGGGRCNITNNKPPKKLLTFFDEKNFLKHSFFTFTNEDLFDLFDFQFKTEDNDRVFPESEKSIDVLKGLEKHLENVEVRLNYEVKKISGNFIINDEIRAEKVIIATGGVTYPQTGCSINNYSLIDEPLTKIRYGLVPLITKDDLGDIAGVTLNDVECVYKKSGVRGDVLISHVGLTGPGIIDLSSIISKEMDYDILEGECDLGCEIAIDLMPDFSREDLKSKFDGDFQEKGKTQIKNYLKQFFSAKFIDYFLKRIDIAPDTQLSRVNKKEKNRLIENLKRFTFEIVDFNRNLAKVTIGGIDLKNVNAKTMESKLTPNLYFAGEILDLDGPTGGYNLKIAFSTGYLAGLSASEKIQ; via the coding sequence ATGGATTATGATATAGCTATTATAGGTGGCGGTCCTGCCGGAATAATGGCAGCAATTGCATCCGGCGAGACCTCAAACGTAATATTGCTTGAAAAGAACCCTGCACTTGGAAAAAAGCTGCTTTTAACCGGCGGGGGAAGATGCAACATTACAAACAACAAACCACCTAAAAAGCTATTGACTTTTTTTGACGAGAAAAACTTTTTAAAGCACTCTTTTTTTACTTTTACAAACGAAGATTTGTTTGACTTATTTGATTTTCAGTTTAAAACAGAAGATAATGACCGTGTCTTTCCCGAAAGCGAAAAATCAATAGACGTTTTAAAGGGCCTTGAAAAGCATCTGGAAAACGTTGAAGTACGCCTGAACTATGAAGTTAAAAAAATTTCAGGCAATTTCATTATAAACGATGAGATAAGGGCTGAAAAAGTAATAATTGCCACCGGCGGAGTTACCTATCCGCAGACGGGCTGCAGCATTAATAACTATTCATTAATTGATGAGCCGTTAACCAAAATCAGATACGGCCTGGTTCCATTAATAACGAAAGATGATTTGGGAGATATTGCCGGCGTTACCTTGAATGACGTCGAATGTGTTTACAAAAAATCCGGAGTCAGAGGTGACGTTTTGATAAGCCATGTCGGATTGACGGGTCCAGGAATAATCGATTTAAGCTCAATAATTTCAAAAGAAATGGATTATGACATTTTAGAGGGCGAATGTGATTTAGGGTGTGAAATAGCTATTGATTTGATGCCTGACTTCTCACGTGAAGATTTAAAATCCAAATTTGACGGTGATTTCCAGGAAAAGGGTAAAACCCAAATTAAAAATTACCTTAAACAATTTTTCAGTGCCAAATTCATTGATTATTTCCTAAAAAGAATTGATATCGCCCCAGATACCCAGTTAAGCAGAGTCAACAAAAAGGAAAAGAATCGGCTTATTGAAAACCTGAAAAGGTTTACATTTGAAATCGTTGACTTCAACAGGAATCTGGCCAAGGTGACAATCGGCGGAATCGATTTGAAAAACGTCAATGCGAAAACAATGGAATCAAAGTTAACGCCGAATCTGTATTTTGCAGGAGAGATTCTTGACTTGGACGGACCTACCGGAGGATATAACCTGAAGATTGCATTTTCAACCGGTTATCTTGCGGGTTTGTCTGCAAGTGAAAAAATTCAATGA
- the aspS gene encoding aspartate--tRNA(Asn) ligase: MQGLLNDWRRTNYAKETTPEIAGEEVTIMGWVHEIRDLGGIIFVIIRDVTGRIQITAPSKKVNAEILEELRAFRKESVVAIKGTVQEAGKAPNGVEIIPKETKILNLANQPLPMDPTEKVKAEIDTRLDSRFLDLRKENVSAIFKIKGQMFHTIRDFFYENGFYEINTPKLVASATEGGTELFPITYFEKEAFLGQSPQLYKQMMMGSGMDKVFEIGQIFRAEEHDTLRHLNEAVSIDAEASFMDDEDVMKILNDMLVNVINDINENCSAELEILGHELPEVDGDFPHVCYDEAVDIINSKGVEMDWGEDLSRAAEKALGDTMGGFYFLTKWPAAIKPFYVMPFEDDDKYAHAFDLMYNNLELSSGATRVHQYDLLVKQIEERDLNPDGFGSYLKAFEYGMPPHAGWGVGADRLTMVLTGSENIRECVLFPRDRHRLTP; encoded by the coding sequence TTGCAAGGTTTATTAAATGACTGGAGAAGAACTAATTACGCTAAAGAAACCACTCCGGAAATAGCTGGAGAAGAAGTTACAATCATGGGTTGGGTTCATGAAATCCGTGACTTGGGTGGAATCATCTTTGTCATCATCCGTGATGTTACAGGTAGAATACAAATTACAGCACCTTCCAAAAAGGTCAATGCTGAAATATTAGAAGAGTTAAGGGCTTTCAGAAAAGAATCCGTTGTTGCAATCAAGGGTACCGTTCAGGAAGCAGGAAAAGCACCAAACGGTGTTGAAATCATTCCGAAAGAAACCAAAATCCTGAACCTGGCCAACCAGCCTTTACCAATGGATCCTACAGAAAAGGTAAAAGCCGAAATCGATACAAGACTCGATTCAAGATTTTTGGACTTGAGAAAGGAAAACGTGTCCGCAATCTTCAAGATTAAAGGCCAGATGTTCCACACCATAAGGGATTTCTTTTATGAAAACGGATTTTATGAAATAAATACTCCTAAACTCGTAGCTTCAGCTACCGAAGGTGGAACAGAATTATTCCCGATTACTTACTTTGAAAAGGAAGCATTCCTCGGCCAATCCCCGCAATTATACAAACAGATGATGATGGGAAGCGGAATGGATAAGGTATTTGAAATCGGCCAGATTTTCAGGGCAGAAGAGCACGATACCTTAAGACACTTGAACGAAGCCGTTTCCATCGATGCGGAAGCTTCTTTCATGGACGATGAAGACGTAATGAAAATCCTGAACGACATGCTTGTAAACGTAATCAACGACATTAACGAAAACTGTTCAGCCGAACTGGAAATTTTAGGCCACGAATTACCTGAAGTTGACGGCGATTTCCCACACGTCTGCTATGACGAAGCTGTTGACATCATCAATTCCAAAGGCGTTGAAATGGACTGGGGTGAAGACCTCTCCCGTGCAGCAGAAAAGGCTTTAGGCGATACTATGGGAGGATTCTACTTCCTGACCAAATGGCCTGCAGCAATCAAGCCGTTTTACGTAATGCCATTTGAAGACGATGACAAATACGCTCACGCATTCGATTTAATGTACAACAATCTGGAATTGTCTTCCGGAGCTACACGTGTACACCAGTACGACCTTCTTGTAAAACAGATTGAAGAAAGGGACTTGAACCCTGACGGATTCGGAAGCTACCTTAAAGCATTCGAATACGGTATGCCTCCTCATGCAGGATGGGGTGTAGGTGCCGACAGGTTAACCATGGTGCTTACCGGATCTGAAAACATCCGTGAATGTGTACTCTTCCCAAGAGACAGACACAGATTAACTCCTTAA
- a CDS encoding pseudomurein-binding repeat-containing protein, producing MFCPKCGKEITDGSKFCKHCGCKIKPKDSPNANNTAGTSSVASAPASNDEKNKKIIIGVLIAAIVILAIVFVGFSTGLFNGDSGSADNVQTSQPAASTSSKPVSLGSFPVSEAPDLAQAIKNSGGNFPVSFKSLSLSKSQCLYILSKAITEIGSGHPDATISVGNPDYASHPSGRDSSQSIARENYVDMSSRFSSWIERNGYVPNYVGIYTGGVADISPSRMLDICVSILIDYGKTHNLPDSINV from the coding sequence ATGTTTTGTCCAAAATGTGGAAAGGAAATAACTGACGGATCCAAGTTTTGCAAACACTGCGGATGCAAAATCAAGCCAAAGGATTCGCCAAATGCTAATAATACTGCTGGCACTTCCAGTGTAGCTTCCGCACCGGCAAGTAACGATGAGAAAAACAAGAAAATAATCATCGGAGTTTTGATTGCAGCCATAGTAATTCTTGCAATCGTATTTGTCGGCTTCAGCACAGGTCTTTTCAATGGTGATTCAGGCAGTGCAGATAATGTGCAGACATCACAGCCTGCAGCTTCAACAAGTTCAAAGCCAGTTTCATTGGGCAGTTTCCCGGTAAGCGAAGCTCCGGATTTGGCTCAGGCCATTAAAAATTCTGGGGGTAATTTCCCTGTCAGCTTCAAGTCACTATCGCTTTCAAAATCCCAATGTCTGTATATATTGTCCAAAGCCATTACTGAAATCGGCAGCGGCCATCCAGATGCGACAATCTCCGTTGGAAACCCGGATTACGCTTCCCACCCTAGCGGACGTGACAGCTCCCAATCCATTGCACGTGAAAACTATGTGGACATGTCAAGCAGATTCTCTTCATGGATTGAAAGAAACGGATATGTTCCAAACTATGTCGGAATTTACACCGGCGGAGTAGCTGACATTTCACCGTCAAGGATGTTGGATATCTGTGTTAGCATCTTGATTGATTATGGTAAAACCCATAATCTGCCAGATTCAATTAATGTTTAG